In Synechococcus sp. PCC 6312, one genomic interval encodes:
- the ctpC gene encoding carboxyl-terminal processing protease CtpC, whose translation MGLKKQGLVVGATALLTVAVALAGAELHPSKSWAGFRQSPKELVDEVWQVIDREYVDATFNGQDWRAVRREFLSKTYTTPDQAYTAAREMLEKLNDPYTRFMDPEQFRSMQIETSGELTGVGITITQDEKTKDITVVSPVEGSPAAEAGILAKDIILKIDNKPTKGMDLNEAVGMIRGQVNTKVTLTIKRGNETFDRVLTRARIEIHPVKASIRQTPNGPIGYIRLVQFSSNAAGEMRNAIREQEKQGVTGFILDLRSNPGGLLFSSAEIARMFLPQGTIVSTINRQGEADRLRAGRGFLTDKPLVVLIDGGSASASEILAGALQDNKRAVLVGTKSFGKGLVQSVQPVGEGSGMAVTIAKYYTPSGRDINKKGIEPDVEVKITEAQRESLTRDDIATPKDPQYAKALSILNQEVLAQQKQAQKPAPASSTP comes from the coding sequence ATGGGTCTAAAAAAGCAAGGACTTGTTGTTGGAGCCACCGCCTTGTTAACCGTAGCTGTTGCCTTAGCTGGGGCAGAGTTACACCCGTCTAAAAGTTGGGCCGGGTTCCGCCAAAGTCCCAAAGAACTGGTGGATGAAGTCTGGCAGGTGATTGATCGTGAGTATGTAGATGCCACCTTTAATGGGCAAGATTGGCGCGCCGTTCGCCGGGAGTTTCTCTCCAAAACCTATACCACTCCCGATCAGGCCTACACAGCCGCTCGGGAAATGCTGGAGAAACTCAATGATCCCTACACCCGCTTTATGGATCCAGAGCAGTTTCGCTCAATGCAGATTGAAACCTCAGGGGAATTAACCGGGGTCGGGATCACCATTACCCAAGATGAGAAAACTAAGGATATTACGGTGGTTTCTCCCGTTGAAGGCAGTCCCGCCGCCGAAGCCGGAATCCTTGCCAAAGATATTATTCTCAAGATTGATAATAAACCCACTAAAGGCATGGATTTGAACGAAGCGGTGGGCATGATCCGGGGGCAAGTAAACACCAAAGTGACCCTCACCATCAAACGGGGTAACGAAACCTTTGATAGGGTCTTGACTCGGGCCCGGATTGAAATTCACCCCGTCAAAGCCAGTATCCGCCAAACCCCCAATGGCCCCATTGGCTATATTCGCCTTGTTCAGTTCAGTTCAAATGCGGCTGGGGAAATGCGGAATGCCATTCGGGAACAGGAAAAACAGGGGGTAACGGGCTTTATTCTTGACCTGCGCTCGAATCCAGGCGGACTCTTGTTCTCCAGTGCAGAAATTGCCCGGATGTTTTTACCCCAAGGTACGATTGTTTCGACGATAAATCGCCAGGGAGAAGCCGATCGCTTGCGGGCGGGGCGGGGCTTTTTAACGGATAAACCTTTGGTGGTGCTGATTGATGGAGGTTCTGCCAGTGCCAGTGAAATTTTGGCCGGTGCATTGCAGGACAACAAACGGGCGGTCTTGGTGGGAACAAAATCCTTTGGGAAGGGCTTGGTACAGTCGGTGCAGCCAGTGGGCGAGGGGTCTGGGATGGCCGTCACCATTGCCAAATACTATACCCCCAGCGGCCGAGACATCAATAAAAAAGGGATTGAGCCGGATGTGGAGGTGAAGATTACCGAGGCCCAACGGGAAAGTCTCACCCGAGATGACATTGCTACCCCTAAAGATCCCCAATATGCCAAAGCCCTGTCTATCCTGAATCAGGAAGTTTTAGCCCAACAAAAACAGGCTCAAAAACCTGCCCCTGCCAGTTCTACACCCTAG